The Hymenobacter sp. DG25A nucleotide sequence AGAGGCATTCACGCGCTGTATCTCGGCCAGAAGCTGCTCTTTTTCCTGCGGCGTGCGGTAGAAGGCTACCGAACGATATTCCGGGCCCACATCCGGGTCCTGGCGGTTGAGCGTGGTAGGGTCATGCTGCGCGAAGAATACCTTGGTTAAGGTTTCATAGCTGATGATTTTGGGGTCATAGTACACCTGTACAGCCTCGGCATGGCCGGTGCTGCCGTGGCCCACCTGCTGGTAGGTAGGGTTGGCGGTGGTGCCGCCGGCGTACCCGGAAATAGCGGCCCGCACGCCCCGCAGGTTTTCAAACACGTGCTCGGCCCGCCAGAAACAGCCGCTGGCAAAAGTGGCAACCGCCTCGCCGGGCAGTGGCTTGGGCAACGTGGCAAAACGTTCCCCATCCTGCTCGGCCGCCGCAGTAGCTACCGCGCCCGGCCGGGCATCACAGCTGGCAATGCTCAGCATTGTCAGCACCAGAAAAAACATAGTCTTCATACGCATGCCTAACATACGAAGTAGTCCCCCGGTTCGGACTTACTTCTTAGATCCATGTAAAGTAGATTGCAAGGCAAAAAACCATGGAGGCTTCTGAAGCTTTTCCGAAATACCATACGTACCAACAAAATACAGCCTGAAGCCACATGAAGGCATCCTCTCATCACTAGCCTGGGATAAGGCCCACCCCATGACGACGAATGTTCTGTACGCTGCCTCCTTTATTTCCATCACCTATGATGCGAAGAAGGGCTGGCTATATGCGCAATGGAAAGGTGAGCTAAACCAGGAGCGGGTAGAA carries:
- the msrA gene encoding peptide-methionine (S)-S-oxide reductase MsrA, whose amino-acid sequence is MKTMFFLVLTMLSIASCDARPGAVATAAAEQDGERFATLPKPLPGEAVATFASGCFWRAEHVFENLRGVRAAISGYAGGTTANPTYQQVGHGSTGHAEAVQVYYDPKIISYETLTKVFFAQHDPTTLNRQDPDVGPEYRSVAFYRTPQEKEQLLAEIQRVNASKRYGRPVVTQVVPFKAFYPAEQYHQEYLVKHPENPYIQHVSLPHYQQFAREFPQLLKK